One Syntrophaceae bacterium DNA window includes the following coding sequences:
- a CDS encoding alpha/beta hydrolase, giving the protein MIQEFMIDGTPIACWVNDGGFAAGRRGIVFVHGSGGDHTLWEHQYEALQAEFNVASVNLPGHGLSGGAGERDVMRYVQWVKRTIGALGLKGPVLVGHSLGAAISMNFAIHEGSLLSAIVPVGGGVKMPVNPAILEKIHTDLPGVIAMIVKFAVSKPNRDAVGPWLQAGLEKVNPDVLYGDLYACDRMDIASTVSKIGIPVLAVCGDEDKMTPPDLSRFIAGAVPGAKLALVEGAGHYVMREKPAEFNDVLTAFVRQLP; this is encoded by the coding sequence ATGATACAGGAATTTATGATCGACGGCACGCCCATCGCCTGCTGGGTCAACGACGGCGGGTTCGCAGCAGGTCGCAGGGGCATCGTGTTCGTGCACGGCTCCGGTGGCGACCACACGCTCTGGGAGCACCAGTACGAGGCCCTTCAGGCCGAGTTCAACGTGGCGTCCGTCAACCTCCCCGGCCACGGCCTGTCCGGCGGAGCGGGCGAGCGCGACGTGATGCGCTACGTGCAATGGGTGAAAAGGACGATCGGTGCCCTGGGCCTGAAGGGGCCCGTCCTCGTGGGTCACTCCCTTGGGGCGGCGATCAGCATGAATTTCGCGATCCACGAGGGCAGTCTGCTGTCGGCCATCGTCCCCGTCGGGGGCGGCGTGAAAATGCCCGTCAACCCCGCCATCCTCGAAAAGATCCACACCGATCTTCCCGGGGTGATCGCCATGATTGTCAAATTCGCCGTCTCCAAGCCGAACCGCGATGCCGTCGGTCCCTGGCTGCAGGCCGGGCTCGAAAAGGTAAACCCCGATGTGCTGTACGGCGATCTCTACGCCTGCGACAGGATGGACATCGCATCGACGGTCTCGAAGATCGGCATCCCGGTGCTGGCCGTCTGCGGGGACGAAGACAAGATGACGCCGCCGGACCTCTCGCGCTTCATCGCCGGTGCCGTCCCGGGCGCTAAGCTGGCCCTCGTCGAGGGGGCAGGCCACTACGTGATGAGGGAGAAACCGGCGGAGTTCAATGACGTCCTGACCGCGTTCGTGCGTCAATTGCCCTGA